From a single Pirellulaceae bacterium genomic region:
- the carB gene encoding carbamoyl-phosphate synthase large subunit, with the protein MPRRTDIKKIMLIGSGPIVIGQACEFDYSGSQACKALREEGYEVVLVNSNPATIMTDPGIADRTYIEPLTWEIVAKIIEKERPDVLLPTLGGQTGLNVAMDLHKHGVLEKFHVEMIGANPQVIAKAEDRDQFKVAMESIGLEVCKGVVVGTIEQARAALKEVGLPCVVRPSFTMGGSGSAIAYNRDDFESLVRNGLIQSPISEVLIEESIIGWKEYEMEVMRDMDDNVVIICSIENFDPMGVHTGDSITVAPAQTLTDKEYQIMRDASLKVIREIGVETGGSNIQFAIHPTTGRMIVIEMNPRVSRSSALASKATGFPIAKIAAKLAVGYRLWELPNDITKKTKACFEPTIDYVVTKIPRFAFEKFPEADSTLMTQMKSVGETMAIGRTFKQSFQKALRGLEVGAFGFGCDNKDLWGTAAQPDDDEIRSKLARPNPDRVWYLRYALKYGMSVEEIYQITAIDRWFLDHLAEIVQMEEMLRELGSLSRITAQHMRMAKQSGFSDRQLANLLGSDELEVRQWRKAHGIVATFKAVDTCAAEFEAYTPYYYSSYDDEDELPPKQPGNKRVIILGGGPNRIGQGIEFDYCCCHASYALKELGIQSIMVNSNPETVSTDYDTSDMLFFEPLTTEDVLNICDRVGPDGVIVQFGGQTPLNLARALASAGVPIIGTSVDTIEEAEDREKFQQLLHQLGLKQPANAIARNMAQARSEAQKVGFPSLVRPSFVLGGRAMEICYDTVQFERYVAEAFVVAEGQPVLIDRFLEDAIEVDVDALCDGENVVVMGVMEHIEEAGVHSGDSACVIPPYSLSEEVIHEIRQATWAMAKKLRVIGLMNVQYAIKSEDGRMNVYVLEVNPRASRTVPFVAKATGVPVAKLAAKVMCGKSLPELGMIAEPVPKHVSIKESVFPFRKFAGVDIVLGPEMRSTGEVMGISEDFALAFAKSQLSAGVLLPTQGNIFVSLNSRHRHRLAPMVRRLSQLGFTLLATSGTAAEIEAAGIPVTRVKKIAEGSPNLIDYLKNEDVSLIMNTPSGKGARTDEGRIRAAAVQYGVPCITTIAAAQAAITAMEALREGELTVESLQERFVQS; encoded by the coding sequence GTGCCACGCAGAACCGACATCAAAAAAATCATGCTCATTGGCTCCGGGCCCATTGTGATTGGCCAGGCCTGCGAGTTCGACTATTCGGGCAGTCAGGCCTGCAAGGCTCTGCGTGAAGAGGGCTATGAGGTCGTGTTGGTTAACAGCAATCCGGCGACCATCATGACCGATCCTGGGATCGCCGATCGAACCTACATTGAGCCGCTGACTTGGGAGATCGTCGCCAAGATTATCGAGAAAGAGCGACCCGACGTGCTGCTGCCGACACTCGGTGGCCAGACCGGTCTGAATGTGGCTATGGATTTGCACAAGCATGGCGTGCTGGAGAAATTCCATGTCGAAATGATTGGTGCCAATCCACAGGTGATTGCCAAGGCTGAAGATCGTGACCAATTCAAAGTCGCCATGGAGAGCATCGGGCTAGAGGTCTGTAAAGGTGTCGTCGTGGGAACCATTGAGCAGGCCCGAGCGGCGCTCAAGGAAGTTGGCCTGCCATGTGTCGTTCGTCCGAGTTTTACCATGGGCGGCAGTGGCTCGGCCATCGCCTACAACCGTGACGACTTCGAATCCCTAGTACGCAACGGCCTGATCCAATCGCCCATTAGCGAAGTGCTGATTGAAGAGTCGATCATCGGTTGGAAAGAGTATGAGATGGAAGTGATGCGCGACATGGATGACAATGTCGTGATCATTTGCTCGATCGAAAACTTTGATCCAATGGGCGTGCACACCGGCGATTCGATCACTGTGGCTCCGGCGCAAACACTGACCGACAAAGAGTACCAGATCATGCGCGATGCCTCGCTGAAGGTCATACGCGAGATTGGTGTTGAAACCGGCGGCTCCAATATCCAGTTTGCGATTCACCCCACCACTGGGCGAATGATCGTAATTGAAATGAATCCGCGCGTCAGTCGTTCTAGCGCGCTGGCCAGCAAGGCTACCGGTTTTCCAATTGCTAAGATCGCTGCCAAGCTGGCAGTAGGCTATCGTCTGTGGGAGCTACCCAACGATATCACCAAGAAAACCAAAGCTTGTTTTGAGCCAACCATCGACTATGTGGTTACCAAAATCCCCCGATTTGCCTTTGAAAAATTCCCCGAAGCCGATTCAACGTTGATGACGCAGATGAAAAGCGTCGGCGAAACGATGGCCATCGGTCGTACGTTTAAACAGTCCTTTCAAAAGGCGCTGCGTGGTCTGGAGGTCGGTGCGTTCGGCTTTGGCTGTGACAACAAAGACTTGTGGGGAACGGCGGCACAACCAGACGATGACGAAATCCGCAGTAAACTAGCGCGGCCCAATCCTGATCGCGTGTGGTATTTGCGTTACGCGCTCAAGTACGGAATGAGCGTCGAAGAGATCTACCAAATCACCGCCATTGATCGCTGGTTCTTGGATCATTTGGCCGAGATTGTTCAGATGGAAGAGATGCTGCGCGAGTTAGGCAGCCTGTCGCGTATTACCGCCCAGCACATGCGGATGGCCAAGCAGTCGGGATTCTCCGATCGACAACTTGCCAACCTGCTCGGCAGCGATGAGCTGGAGGTCCGTCAGTGGCGTAAGGCGCACGGCATTGTCGCGACATTTAAAGCTGTTGACACCTGCGCTGCTGAATTTGAGGCTTATACGCCCTACTACTACAGTTCGTATGATGACGAAGATGAGTTGCCGCCCAAGCAGCCGGGAAACAAGCGAGTCATCATTCTGGGTGGCGGCCCCAATCGCATCGGCCAGGGAATCGAGTTCGATTATTGCTGCTGCCATGCCAGCTACGCGCTGAAAGAGCTGGGCATTCAGTCGATTATGGTTAACAGTAATCCTGAAACGGTTAGTACTGACTACGACACCAGCGATATGCTGTTCTTCGAGCCGCTGACGACCGAAGATGTGTTAAACATCTGTGATCGCGTGGGGCCCGATGGTGTCATCGTGCAGTTCGGCGGTCAGACACCGCTGAATCTGGCTCGCGCTCTGGCGTCGGCAGGCGTGCCAATCATTGGCACTAGTGTGGATACGATTGAAGAGGCCGAAGATCGCGAAAAATTTCAACAGTTGTTGCATCAACTAGGTCTAAAACAGCCGGCTAATGCAATCGCGCGCAACATGGCGCAAGCCCGCTCCGAGGCGCAAAAGGTAGGCTTCCCATCGCTGGTTCGGCCCAGCTTTGTGTTAGGTGGGCGAGCCATGGAAATCTGCTACGACACTGTGCAGTTCGAGCGCTATGTCGCCGAAGCTTTCGTCGTGGCCGAAGGACAGCCGGTGCTGATCGATCGGTTTCTGGAGGATGCGATCGAAGTGGACGTTGATGCGCTGTGCGATGGCGAAAATGTAGTGGTCATGGGCGTCATGGAGCACATCGAAGAGGCGGGAGTCCATTCGGGCGATTCCGCCTGCGTGATTCCGCCGTACAGTTTATCCGAGGAGGTCATCCACGAAATTCGCCAGGCGACTTGGGCGATGGCTAAGAAGCTGCGTGTGATTGGCCTGATGAACGTTCAGTACGCGATCAAAAGCGAAGATGGCCGCATGAACGTTTATGTTTTGGAGGTCAATCCGCGAGCCAGTCGGACCGTCCCGTTTGTGGCCAAAGCTACTGGGGTTCCCGTTGCCAAGCTGGCCGCAAAAGTCATGTGTGGTAAAAGCTTGCCCGAGTTAGGCATGATTGCCGAACCGGTGCCCAAGCATGTGTCGATCAAGGAAAGCGTGTTTCCTTTCCGCAAGTTCGCTGGCGTCGATATCGTCCTGGGGCCTGAAATGCGCAGTACTGGCGAAGTCATGGGCATCAGTGAAGATTTTGCGTTGGCCTTTGCCAAAAGTCAGTTATCGGCTGGCGTGCTGCTGCCCACCCAGGGCAACATCTTCGTCAGTTTGAATTCGCGACATCGGCATCGGCTGGCTCCGATGGTTCGCAGGCTTAGTCAATTGGGCTTTACCCTGTTGGCCACTTCCGGAACTGCGGCGGAAATTGAAGCTGCCGGCATTCCGGTGACTCGTGTCAAGAAGATCGCCGAAGGCTCGCCAAATTTGATAGATTACTTGAAAAATGAAGATGTGTCGCTGATTATGAATACCCCCAGCGGAAAGGGGGCTCGCACTGATGAAGGTCGTATCCGGGCTGCAGCCGTTCAGTATGGCGTGCCGTGCATCACCACAATTGCCGCCGCTCAGGCCGCCATCACCGCCATGGAGGCGCTGCGCGAAGGGGAATTAACCGTCGAGTCCTTGCAGGAGCGGTTTGTCCAGTCCTGA
- a CDS encoding RNA polymerase sigma factor produces MSTLDADQLLVQRIRQGESQAWEELIARYEGRLQAFVESRIRNAAASEDVVQETFVGFLNSLPNYDSGRSLESYLFSIAAYKLTDHLRREGRRPTISLNSPSGSSASPWQIASSGARPASTIARSGERKRLEEQAIVSALSDQIEKWKARGDWAKLKCIELLFVVGMGNKEVAELLEMTEQQIANYKSDFLTRTKNLVGRQNLNDEVFPELAGD; encoded by the coding sequence ATGTCCACGCTCGACGCCGATCAATTGCTTGTGCAGCGTATTCGCCAGGGGGAATCGCAGGCCTGGGAGGAGTTGATCGCCCGCTATGAAGGTCGACTACAAGCCTTCGTCGAGTCGCGCATTCGCAATGCTGCGGCTAGCGAGGATGTAGTACAAGAGACATTTGTTGGATTTCTCAATAGCCTGCCCAACTACGACAGCGGTCGATCTCTTGAGAGCTACCTGTTTTCGATCGCTGCCTACAAGTTGACCGATCATTTGCGGCGCGAAGGGCGACGGCCAACCATTTCGCTCAATAGTCCGTCGGGCAGCAGCGCATCCCCATGGCAAATCGCCTCCAGTGGTGCTCGACCCGCCAGTACCATCGCTCGTAGTGGCGAACGCAAGCGACTTGAGGAACAGGCCATTGTTAGCGCGTTGAGTGACCAAATCGAAAAATGGAAGGCTCGTGGCGACTGGGCAAAACTGAAGTGCATCGAGCTGTTATTCGTGGTCGGTATGGGCAACAAAGAGGTGGCTGAATTGTTGGAAATGACCGAACAGCAAATTGCCAACTACAAGTCCGATTTTTTGACTCGCACCAAAAACCTGGTCGGGCGGCAGAACCTGAATGACGAAGTCTTTCCGGAGCTAGCCGGCGATTAG
- a CDS encoding ferredoxin--NADP reductase, translated as MKWTPATVERMHVWDEGLFTLAVRAPAVEPFKPGQFLQLGFDLPDGHLHRPYSVASPHGDVLEFFIVMVEGGQLTPRLWNLKVGDVLDVSQKAAGSFTLEHCPDASSLWLIGTGTGLAPYIAMLRTQQPWERYQRIVIVHGVRHVRDLAYQAEMAEYTQRNAGRFCYLPVVSREAYSHGLSGRITTCIENGSLERAADLEFSQDNAIMLCGNPDMLDDCEQLLAARNIVKHKKKAPGQIVIERYW; from the coding sequence ATGAAATGGACTCCCGCAACTGTTGAACGCATGCATGTTTGGGATGAGGGATTGTTCACGCTGGCCGTTCGCGCCCCAGCAGTGGAGCCGTTCAAGCCTGGCCAATTCTTGCAACTCGGCTTCGATCTACCCGACGGTCATTTACATCGCCCGTACAGCGTAGCTTCCCCGCATGGCGACGTTTTGGAGTTTTTTATCGTCATGGTTGAGGGCGGGCAGTTGACTCCCCGATTGTGGAACTTGAAAGTCGGCGATGTGCTGGATGTAAGCCAAAAGGCAGCAGGCAGTTTTACTTTGGAGCATTGTCCTGATGCCAGTAGCCTATGGTTGATCGGAACCGGCACCGGATTGGCTCCCTACATCGCCATGTTGCGGACCCAACAACCCTGGGAGAGGTACCAGCGCATCGTGATCGTCCATGGAGTGCGGCATGTACGCGATCTGGCGTATCAAGCAGAAATGGCCGAATACACACAGCGCAACGCCGGTCGATTTTGTTATCTGCCGGTTGTCTCGCGCGAAGCCTACTCACATGGACTCAGTGGGCGCATTACAACCTGTATCGAAAATGGTTCGCTGGAGCGCGCCGCTGACTTGGAATTCTCGCAGGATAACGCCATCATGCTCTGCGGCAACCCAGACATGTTAGATGACTGCGAACAGCTGCTGGCGGCTAGGAATATCGTCAAGCACAAGAAAAAGGCCCCAGGGCAGATTGTCATCGAACGCTATTGGTAG
- a CDS encoding arginyltransferase, translated as MIEHLRVFSDDSSPCSYLPDQVARLPMCLPTVAVGLDQFDQLMELGYRRSGSFYYRPHCPTCTACQPIRLEVSRFQPSRSQRRALQRSTGMDFRLDEPTVDTERVDLFNRHRLQRQLARNQQPLTVDDYRSFLLHAPNASLELSLWMQDHLIAISITDVGRNCLSAVYCFFEPACAAWSPGTLCILRQIELAQRHGLQWLYLGYYVATNRHLNYKAKYRPHQRRIEDTWLDSDSGLCNQNGQEAT; from the coding sequence ATGATCGAACACCTGCGGGTTTTTTCCGACGATTCTTCGCCGTGCAGCTATCTCCCTGACCAAGTGGCGCGGTTACCGATGTGTTTACCGACTGTGGCAGTCGGTCTGGATCAATTTGATCAATTGATGGAGTTGGGCTATCGTCGCAGCGGCTCATTTTACTATCGGCCGCATTGCCCCACTTGCACCGCTTGCCAGCCGATTCGCCTGGAAGTTAGTCGATTCCAGCCGTCTCGGTCACAACGGCGAGCCTTGCAACGGTCCACGGGGATGGACTTTCGATTAGATGAGCCAACCGTCGATACTGAGCGTGTGGACCTATTCAATCGCCATCGCCTGCAGCGACAATTGGCGCGCAACCAACAACCATTGACCGTCGATGACTACCGATCGTTTTTGCTTCACGCTCCCAATGCCTCGCTGGAACTGAGTCTGTGGATGCAGGATCATCTGATCGCCATATCGATTACCGACGTGGGGCGCAATTGTTTATCGGCGGTGTACTGCTTTTTCGAGCCGGCCTGTGCGGCGTGGAGCCCAGGCACGCTGTGCATTCTCAGGCAAATCGAGTTGGCGCAGCGGCATGGGCTCCAGTGGCTGTACTTGGGCTACTACGTGGCTACCAACCGACACCTAAACTACAAAGCAAAATATCGCCCTCATCAGAGGCGCATCGAAGACACGTGGCTCGATTCAGATTCAGGATTGTGCAACCAAAATGGGCAGGAGGCTACCTGA